The region AACTTGGGATTAACTGGAGTGACTCTTTCAAGGAAATTCCCTATAACTAGTACCAATTTaaatgtatgtctgtttgtttttacagtaaatttctGAGGAACtcacttttaaaaattacaagCCTGTAAGGCATTTCCCTACTTTCTAATAATGTGCTgactgaacagaaaaataattctgAAATCAAACTTTATCCCATATGAAAATAAAGGTTGGCTTCAGCCCTAAACCAGACTCAGTGCATTATTGGATTCAGTGGTACCAAATAAAAGACTGTTTTCATAAAGCATGTATTCAGTCTAATGCCAAGGAATGAGgttatatattacatttagaGTGATCTTCTTGGTTTGTGCTATATACAAAGTTAGGACAATTCATTTAGGAGGGTTTACCCTCCACTGAGGTATAACCGTACAACATATTAACACCCACTATTATGGTATATACTGAGGGCAAGATTAGTTGAGTTGAGTTTCTGGtgaaagattttcagtttattagAAGTTATGTGCTGTTTCCTTTCTCGTGTCAATCCTGGGGCGGCCGTGTCGGCTGCTTTGTGATTGCGGTGACTTCTGCTGTTGTAACAACACACTCTCCCATTTAACTGTCTGTCCATTTGAAAACGTGAAAGTCGCCTGGCGCTATTTTTCGGGCCAGTTACTCGTAAACTCCTGTTTTTAAATCTGCCATGTCGTTAATGCCTTGCGGAGCCTTCAACTGTGGAATTTGACACACTTCGAAACTAAATTTTGGGACGGCGAAGTCAAGAGTGGCAGAGCTGATGTCCCACTCGCTTTTAATGCCCAGTCGTCCAACTTTTACGACAGTATGAACAGAAAATGGGTAGCCGTTTTCCCCTCTCTCAAAAAGGTCATTAACGTTGTCGTACTATTCTCGCGACTTGCTAACTTTCGCTCCTGACATTTTCTAAGCACTTTTAACAAAACCCTCgtaggtgtatgtgtgtcctgCAGAGATAAATCGAGTTAATTAACTTAAACTGTGATGTACCCAGTTTCCAAATCCATATTGTTCGATAGCATCGAGTAGCGACTGCTCTTCCCTGCTGGTCCATCCTCCCTCTGCCTCGGGACCCCAGAGAGAGAACCGACCGCCGTCGACCTGCTGGTAGCCGTGCCATCTCCGGTGATTACCGATTTCTGCGCCCGCCGAGAAGCACTCCGGGCACAGCTCGATATCGGGGCAGTCGGTGCAGCGAAGCCGCAGGTTTGTAACATCTGCAAGGCAGTTAACGCAGTACTTCTTCCCCAGGTCGGCCATGTTGCCTGGCTCCTGCTTCTTGTTGTTGGAGGCAGAATTTTGCGCCTGCGCGCCGCGAGCCTCGCAGCGCGACCTACTCACATCCTgctttttaatattaatgagtATGGGTCAGGGTGCCCGTGATTGGTTATTCGATCCCAGTTTCCAGGACAACCGAAACAAAACGAATAGTTTCATTGACTACAGAAATGCAGGAGCCTTATAGCTACACACAAATTGAATAATTCGTTTGGGTATTGTTTTTATCgaaaaatggacagaaaaccagaacaagaagaaaatgagGTGGAGAATGACACAGAGAGGGATACGTCTGCTTATTCCTCCAATGAGGACAATTCTCCCATTGCTGttaatggaaatgaaaaagaaggtGTCCCAGCTGAAGGGGGGGCATCACATCATGAAGAAGAAAACTCTGGAAGTATGAAATCTACAAAGGAGCCCCCTGCTGAAGCAGCCGCCTCTGAGCCAGAAGAGAACTGTGGAGATGAGCTCCCTGGTGTCCACAGCACCACCACAAGCAAAGACCTGGAGGTGAAGACCAATGAGGTCATTGAACAGCCAGTGTCCCATGAGGAGAGTGTTGTTTGTGACATCAACAGCAATGATGACGATGGTCCTCCCAGACTGCATCTCGAGACCCCGGAGAGAGAGGCTACCAGTCCTGCGCAcgaggaggaaaaggaggctGAAGGGGAGGAGTTCACCGCTCCtcctgcagaagaagaagacatcACCCATGAGAAATACATGCAGCTCCTCCAGGAGCTGTGCGAGGAGAGAGATAAAGCCAGCCAACACAGCAGCCAGCTGCAGATGAAGCTGGCAGAGTATTTCTGCAAGAAGGCCGGGGACGACGCCCAGCTGGAGAGGGAGACGCCGGAGTcggagcagctgcaggagtATGAGAAGTACATTAACGTCCTGACTGATGTGAAACAGCAGCTCACCACTAACTCAGAGACAGCTCAGCAGCAGGCAGAAGAGCTGAGGTTACAGTCCCAAGAGAAGCTGGACAAGGTTGGTCATATTGTAAGGGCCTGAGCAGATCGCTCTAAAGATTAGCTGACACTAATTTCCCAGTATTTAGGAACAGAAGAACCCTGCCTGGTGATCTGGGGATAAGCTCAGGTTCATGATgctgcatgttttcatatttcatggcataaaaaaataagtatgGCAATCACCTAATATACTGCATATtgacatacatttacatattgaTTTACATTGTTATACTCTATACTCAATATTACAGCAGAATAGAACAGTAATGATTAAAGTTGATGAAAGCTTCAAAATTTTCTCACTCAGTTTCTggtagatcttttttttttcggaaCAGGAAACAGAAGCTGCTAGTGCACAGGAGATCAGAaagttgctgttgtttgtttcatccaTAGAATAAAGGGCAAAATAAAGGGAGAATAGAAGAAGAACTGTGTAGTTATGTGCAGCAGTGGCCACCGTAGTTTAACTGATGTAACTGTCAGAGGAACCGACAGAATTGACAGAAAAGAGAATTACGCCACATTGTGAAAGTCAAACCTCTTCAAAGGAATCGAAGGAAAGCGACATCAGGGTATTTGACACAGtgtgtgattgacaggtgatcTCTGGGAAATGCAGCCGTGttaagtctgataaatgtcctccagtgatgtcacttgagtcactGTAGGTTGGAGCTGAAGACTGCAAGTGTGACAGTGAATAAAATCTGTGGGTGTTGAGTTAGAAAGAggtgagcttaccagacctctgaagcctgctcctcatctctgcttgagggTAGCAGCTTGAGACTACACTAGCCACTACTAGTGTAACACACCCCTCCGGCTGTGCTTCCAGCGGTCAAGTTGCATTGCGGGTAACATAGGTGCCAGGTTTTGTCAAGGTAGAAGAacgtgtggaataaaaaagacgttatatctggttctgctgcgtcgattttgatccttttttcaAAGCTGTCCATCGAGAATCcaacaatgttataggagtgcaatgctaaatcagtggagtactccTTTAAGATTTGAAAACAAGTTGTCAGGTACTTTAAACGGTCCCCTGTCTCTGCAGGAAAAAGGAGTACAAGGGGTCTACACATGCAGCTGTGCAGTGAGCTGGGTGAATGTGACATGCATACTGAACCATGCAGACACTGCTTTCAGCACTATGCAAATGGGAATACCTTAGGAACAAACAGAAAgaatattttgcaaaatacaACTCAAAAGTCTGGTATGCTTTTTgggaatttaaattaaattaaattaaaaattaaatgaaaacatatacCAAGTACTCTTTTAGACATGGCTCAGTGCGTGCATTTTCCTGCATATATAACAATCTTTGTTATCCAAAATATAGTTTAGCCCTAAAACAGGAAACCACTACAGGTGCCCAGTAAgtgttgattgtttttgttatggTTTACTGATCAATGGGTAAAACTGTCTAATCTGCGTCCTCAGGTGGAAAATGAATGGCAAGCGTTTTTGGCACTGAAGCGGCACATAGCTGTGACAGTCCTGAGCCGATGCCTGGGTAAACATGCGGCTCAGGCCAAAGTGGACGCAACCCTGGCAGCAGAGCAGTTTCGGCAGGACAAGCTGATCAAGCTGCGCCTCAAGCACATCAAGCTGAGGATCAAGATTCACAGGTTGGAAGGACAGCTCCGAGACGGGGAAGAACACGACAGGGATCCCCTAAAGCTCCAGTTTGAACAGCTGCAGGTGGAAAGgctgaagcag is a window of Xiphias gladius isolate SHS-SW01 ecotype Sanya breed wild chromosome 12, ASM1685928v1, whole genome shotgun sequence DNA encoding:
- the ccdc96 gene encoding coiled-coil domain-containing protein 96, which encodes MDRKPEQEENEVENDTERDTSAYSSNEDNSPIAVNGNEKEGVPAEGGASHHEEENSGSMKSTKEPPAEAAASEPEENCGDELPGVHSTTTSKDLEVKTNEVIEQPVSHEESVVCDINSNDDDGPPRLHLETPEREATSPAHEEEKEAEGEEFTAPPAEEEDITHEKYMQLLQELCEERDKASQHSSQLQMKLAEYFCKKAGDDAQLERETPESEQLQEYEKYINVLTDVKQQLTTNSETAQQQAEELRLQSQEKLDKVENEWQAFLALKRHIAVTVLSRCLGKHAAQAKVDATLAAEQFRQDKLIKLRLKHIKLRIKIHRLEGQLRDGEEHDRDPLKLQFEQLQVERLKQKKQAEKENEESLKLQKKISSSLELLSNIKEKLFWSEMKVQAKREQLAELEAMVARKRDLLTRTKQSHNSLQRDNLRLKESRGLLGNRVLLWDFENTVDAANHLEEQLENLKCRQAEIVFNHGRWKKNLETT